The following is a genomic window from Fusarium oxysporum Fo47 chromosome IV, complete sequence.
GCTCATATTCCCCCCTATCAGGTCGCCACGACGAATACTCGATTGCGGTTGTGGTCCAGGAGATTGGGCCATCGAAGTCGCTACACAATATCCTGACGCCGAAGTGAGTTTCCCCTAGGCCATTGGCAAGTCTTCCTTTCAAGGGGCAGTGTTTATAGGCCATCCGAGTCAGGCGAAATTCGATACACCGTGTTCCATCATGGAGCTTGAGGCAACTTGATTTTGTATGCTCTTGTGGCCCCATCCTCGAGTCTCGAGGAGGTGTTTTTGGATATCACCATGGTCAACCGGGCCAGCCTGACTCGATTCTTAAACCACCAAGATAAGGATctgagatgagatattttgTGGCTAAGTCTTTTGCACAGGTCCTTGGCATCGATGTCAGCCCGCACATGATTCCAGAAAACCCTCCCGACAATATGGAGCTCCAAGTTGACGACCTTAACGGGAGGCAAGTAGCTGTGAGCAAGTCCTGTGATCCATGCTAACCTGGGTTCGGGATAGGTTTACATTTCGGTCCAACCACTTTGACGTTGTCCATAGCCAAATGGTCGCCGGGGGCATCCATGCGAATCGCTGGCGAAGCTATATTCGAGACATTTTCCGTGTATTGAAGCCAGGCGGGTGGTGTCAGATGGTCGAGATATACTTCAACGCCCAATCTGACAATGGTACGCTAAGTAGAGGTGATTTCCCTAGTCTCCTGGACACGGAAACTTCTGCATCCTAACAATTTTGCCGAGTAGACCACGCCCTGTCGCAATGGTCCAGACAATACTTGGAAAGCCAGCAGCCATACAAAGATCCGCGGGCACCACTTCAATTAGCCAGCTGGATGAGAAGCGCAGGTTTTACGGAAGTCGAGTCGAGACTCTTGACGTTGCCAATGTGCGGCTGGTCGAGTGGTAGGTTGCTTTGATACCAGATCGTAtgtgttgaggctgatggtAGTGTAGTCCCCCGAGATTATGACATAGGCCGATCTAATACCGATAACGTGAACCAGCTATTGTATTCGTTAGCATTATACCCATTCACGCAGTTTCTTGGGTATGTCGGTTACAATCTGTCCGAGTAATGTTTGACTGAGCCTTGCACAGGATGTCTTTCAGTGATTTCCAACTCTTGATAGCTCAAGCGAGGAGCGAAGCCAGCAACCCAGCATTCAAGGTACGTTTTCTCGGTTCTTGGCTCAAAAAGGGGCGAATCCTGATGTGAGTTGATTGTTAACGATTTGT
Proteins encoded in this region:
- a CDS encoding S-adenosyl-L-methionine-dependent methyltransferase; translation: MQRDGTVPLDETFTETIEHYGRSYQHYSLTNGTYFAPIDEDEISRLEVMHGVLSRLFDGRLIFPPIRSPRRILDCGCGPGDWAIEVATQYPDAEVLGIDVSPHMIPENPPDNMELQVDDLNGRFTFRSNHFDVVHSQMVAGGIHANRWRSYIRDIFRVLKPGGWCQMVEIYFNAQSDNGTLSRGDFPNHALSQWSRQYLESQQPYKDPRAPLQLASWMRSAGFTEVESRLLTLPMCGWSSVPRDYDIGRSNTDNVNQLLYSLALYPFTQFLGMSFSDFQLLIAQARSEASNPAFKAYFPV